A genomic region of Zea mays cultivar B73 chromosome 6, Zm-B73-REFERENCE-NAM-5.0, whole genome shotgun sequence contains the following coding sequences:
- the LOC103631509 gene encoding RGG repeats nuclear RNA binding protein A, with product MAKLPTKPPLPAQPEYYFENGEGRQAERGRGPRQPYRGGGRRGGYNDGQAGNEFGRPRRAYERHSGTGRGYGMKREGVGRGNWGTATDEGLEQDTVDAVNPEETTAVVEDEKKPEDAPQSKVEKDKEGAENEEQEKEPEDKVYFWFVLRCSCYHIPRCNVYGCSMPSTLCKGDGSTL from the exons ATGGCCAAGTTGCCCACCAAGCCTCCGCTGCCCGCGCAACCTG AGTATTATTTTGAAAATGGTGAGGGTAGGCAGGCAGAGAGGGGCCGTGGGCCCCGCCAGCCTTACCGTGGAGGTGGGCGACGTGGTGGGTACAACGATGGGCAGGCTGGGAATGAGTTCGGACGTCCTCGCCGGGCATATGAGCGCCACAGCGGCACTGGCCGTGGCTACGGGATGAAGCGTGAAGGGGTTGGGCGTGGAAATTGGGGAACTGCAACTGATGAAGGCCTTGAACA GGACACTGTGGATGCTGTTAATCCTGAGGAAACTACTGCCGTGGTGGAGGATGAGAAGAAACCTGAAGATGCACCACAGTCTAAGGTTGAGAAGGACAAGGAGGGCGCGGAGAATGAAGAACAAGAAAAGGAACCTGAGGATAAGGTATATTTCTGGTTTGTACTAAGATGCTCTTGCTACCATATTCCGCGTTGCAATGTGTATGGTTGTAGTATGCCTAGCACATTATGTAAGGGTGATGGTAGCACCCTTTAA